A window of Saccopteryx leptura isolate mSacLep1 chromosome 5, mSacLep1_pri_phased_curated, whole genome shotgun sequence contains these coding sequences:
- the GPRIN3 gene encoding G protein-regulated inducer of neurite outgrowth 3 has translation MGTVPDPLRSAKTSLITASGKEEDLGEVQAASPHPRPALPCENTNGLSGNPTEPDLSPRAASEALMQACEHETTQPDMSSPGIFNEVGKASPTLNSPGNTQQPGNCMPIAPAPCSTAVQNLIHTTLMMPTSQHTHQAIPGDQPHASTSSGSEDTLGKSQRTSDGEQPEKSSCPMGGTYSSSKDQASCDFPSPEIIQGMVQTANPAARVFSHASSPVGSPDREKQGTISDSKTRSCESPAREDGRSGNTRLSAATSDTQAVSSVAPQPSHLTGKGLAFPPDPEKTLLQAQHPVSRFKEASTMTNQAENKIQDVPNRAQQDAEVQAVASVESRSVSTSPSILAAFLKETPAPEPLEQEQLCVICHGSGSHTLELSVNNTVAPQKSGQCPGIMTEVHIQAAAAVSTAFQEDTKLVSLPVEVLNTSSIYVTSSNAQDTCTEDGRSAGMTPARVEPTSKKLSGTNSSSLKASLIDQISISVGSQGETSQGSGKLETKHSELAKKTANGHRTDPDCTPWDSCGPVSKTDQLRSVDPTNKGDIREKKPASPQIIKEQRSGGTDSLDGRARAEPKTILLNPKSQESGGTGSAASPLPSPVRNSQEGVVEESRQTKTAASLSLPSEPMGDSSPGSGKRTPSRSVKASPRRGSRVSEFLREQKLNVTAAAAQVGLTPGEKKKHLGADSKLQLKQSKRVRDVVWDEQGMTWEVYGASLDPESLGVAIQNHLQRQIREHEKLIKAQSSQARRSISSDTSSNKKLKGRQHSVFQSMLQNFRRPNCCVRPAPSSVLD, from the coding sequence CCCTGATGCAGGCCTGCGAGCATGAGACCACCCAGCCAGACATGTCTTCCCCTGGCATCTTCAATGAGGTGGGAAAAGCATCCCCCACACTCAACTCCCCTGGCAATACCCAGCAGCCAGGAAACTGCATGCCCATAGCACCGGCCCCGTGTTCCACAGCAGTTCAGAATCTTATACACACAACACTGATGATGCCAACCAgtcagcacacccaccaggccATCCCTGGCGACCAGCCCCATGCCAGCACCTCTTCAGGATCTGAAGATACCCTGGGGAAATCACAGAGAACCTCAGATGGAGAGCAACCTGAGAAGTCAAGCTGTCCTATGGGAGGCACTTACAGCAGCAGCAAAGATCAAGCGTCCTGTGATTTCCCTTCTCCAGAAATAATCCAGGGAATGGTGCAAACTGCAAATCCAGCAGCCAGGGTGTTCAGTCATGCCTCCTCTCCTGTAGGCAGCCCTGACAGGGAAAAGCAGGGAACCATTTCTGACTCCAAAACGAGGTCCTGCGAATCTCCTGCACGAGAAGATGGACGTTCAGGGAACACACGGCTCTCTGCCGCCACCTCAGACACTCAGGCCGTGAGTTCTGTGGCACCTCAACCATCCCACCTCACTGGCAAAGGTCTGGCGTTTCCTCCAGATCCGGAGAAGACGCTGTTGCAAGCACAGCATCCAGTGTCAAGGTTCAAAGAAGCAAGTACAATGACCAACCAGGCTGAGAATAAGATTCAGGACGTTCCCAACAGGGCTCAGCAAGACGCTGAGGTGCAGGCGGTGGCGAGTGTCGAGAGCAGATCCGTCTCCACTAGCCCCAGCATCCTCGCTGCATTCTTAAAGGAAACCCCTGCTCCCGAGCCACTGGAACAAGAGCAGCTGTGTGTCATCTGCCATGGCAGTGGGAGCCACACGTTGGAGCTGTCAGTCAACAACACCGTAGCCCCCCAGAAGTCGGGGCAGTGCCCTGGCATCATGACAGAGGTGCACATCCAGGCAGCTGCAGCTGTTTCCACAGCTTTCCAAGAGGATACTAAATTGGTGAGCCTACCAGTTGAGGTCCTCAATACCTCATCAATCTATGTGACATCTAGTAATGCTCAGGATACATGTACAGAAGATGGGAGGTCAGCAGGAATGACCCCAGCAAGGGTGGAGCCCACCTCTAAAAAGCTTTCAGGTACTAATTCTAGTTCCCTGAAAGCTAGCCTCATTGACCAGATTTCTATCAGTGTGGGAAGTCAAGGTGAAACGAGTCAGGGATCTGGGAAACTTGAAACCAAGCACTCTGAGCTTGCAAAGAAAACCGCAAATGGCCATAGAACAGACCCAGATTGCACACCCTGGGATTCCTGTGGCCCTGTCAGCAAAACTGACCAGCTTAGGAGCGTGGATCCCACTAATAAAGGAGATATAAGGGAGAAGAAACCTGCGTCTCCTCagataataaaagaacaaagatcGGGGGGCACGGATAGCCTCGATGGGAGGGCGAGGGCAGAGCCAAAAACCATACTGCTCAATCCTAAATCTCAAGAAAGTGGAGGCACAGGGTCAGctgccagccccctcccctccccagtcagAAACAGCCAGGAGGGCGTCGTGGAAGAGAGCAGACAGACCAAGACAGCCGCCAGCCTGAGCCTGCCGTCCGAGCCCATGGGCGACTCCAGTCCGGGGTCGGGCAAGAGGACCCCTTCCCGCTCCGTCAAGGCCAGCCCACGGCGGGGAAGCCGCGTCAGCGAGTTCCTCAGGGAGCAGAAGTTAAACGTGACGGCGGCCGCCGCGCAGGTGGGGCTCACCCCGGGGGAGAAGAAGAAGCACCTGGGCGCCGACTCCAAGCTGCAGCTGAAGCAGTCCAAGCGCGTCAGGGACGTGGTGTGGGACGAGCAGGGCATGACCTGGGAGGTGTACGGCGCTTCTCTGGACCCCGAGTCCCTGGGCGTCGCCATCCAGAACCACTTACAGAGACAAATCCGGGAGCATGAGAAATTAATCAAAGCACAAAGCAGCCAGGCCCGGAGATCCATTTCCTCAGATACTTCCTCCAATAAAAAGCTCAAAGGAAGGCAGCACAGCGTGTTCCAGTCCATGCTACAGAACTTCCGACGGCCCAACTGCTGTGTCCGGCCAGCCCCTTCCTCCGTCTTAGATTGA